The genomic stretch ATTAGGCAATTTTCAAGCATGGTTAGGAAGTATGGTAATTTTCTTTTTCTTATCTACCACGATCGGAATTTGTATGGAAGGTGACAGTTTTAGTTATACTAGCTTTGATTGGTTACTCTTATTCAATCCAGCTTTATTTTTAGCCTATGGAGTTAAATCAACTTTTCTTTCTCCTGATGCTATTAACTATTTTTCCTTCAAAGGTTTAAATGAGTTAAGTTGGTATGGTAATTTTTGGTGGCGTAATTCCTTCAATGGTTTATTATTAATCCTTGCTAATTTTGGTATTTGGACTTTTTGGTTATGGCAAGGAGTGAAACGTCGTTTTCACAATCCTACTGATACAGTAATTTCTAAATATCATAGTTATCTAATCTCTGCTTGTTTTATTGTTTTTAATGTAGGGTTTACTTTACAAGAGATTAATTATTGGGGTGATGATGGTAAATTAGTTATTTTGCAAGTATTTAATTTCTTCTTTTTCTTATTATTAATACCAGCCATAACTCCCCATCGTCAAAATTTACAAGATTGGGCCCGTTTTCGTCACGAAAATTCTCTTTCTCATCGTCATATAATGACAGATTTATTATTAGGAGAAAAAAGTCCATCACCTCTATCGATCGTTGTCAATATAAGCATAGTAAACTTATATATAATACCCTCGTTATTAATATTTCCTTTTGATGATAATAAACTATCAAGTTTAGTAGGATTTTTCTTTTCCGCCACTATGATAATTATTTATGGAACTATTTTTCAATTATTATTAATGGTGAAAAATCAAAAGAGAAACTTAATTGCTTCCGGTGTAATAAGTAGTTTAATTTTTATTCCATTTTTAAGTTTAGCTATTCTAGGAGTCAAAAATGGTGAATTTCCTATTGTATGGTTATTTTCTGCTTTTCCTTTAGTTGGTGCCAATTTTGCTCATTCACTGACTATTTTGAGCAGTTTACTAATCCAAACAATTATTATTATAGGTTCTAATTATCAGCTAAAACGAGTATTAAACAACGCTGGAATGTCTGAAACCAAAGCGTTATTAACTTAGTGTTAAAAATTGAAATCAAAAACTTTTAATTGTAAACACTTACAAAAATTGTTACTCATATAACACTGTGTCGAATTGCTAGAGTAATAATGCCTTGTTGCCCTAATAATACTTCTCTCAAGAGAGTAATAATTCCTAACCAAACTATGGGGGTGATGTCGATACCCCCTAAAGGTTGAATTATTTTGCGAGTAGGTGCTAAAAATGGCTCTGTAGGTAAATAAGCTAATTTATAGGGAAATTCTGTTAAATCTATATTGGGATACCACGTTAACACGATACGAAAGATAAATAATAAGCTCATGATGATTAATAATATTCCCAATGTCACACTACCAATAATTGCGATATTCATAATAATTTAATGTATTTTTGAATTTTTACCCCTGATTTTATCATACCGATCGAGTATTTTGAGTGGGGGAAAAAAAACTAAACTTAGTTAATAACAGTTAAGTTGTCAATATTTAGTAGATTAATTATTATTTTAATGAGTATATTTAACAAAAAATTTCCTACTTGTGAAGTGCATAAATAAATAAAAACGATATTTTTAATTGTCTAACGACTAAAAATTAAATATTTTTAAACTCTAAATTCTAACTCTGAGTTTAACAAACAATTTTCAATCTTAAGAACCCATTTTTAATGCTTCAAGATAAAGTGCATAAATAAAACCAATTTTTAAGGAGTTTAATAAATCAATCCAAGGAGATTTATCAGACAAATTATTGCGACGATATATAATGAAACTGCTTATTTCGGTAAATAAAAGAAAAAGTAACGCAATTGTAACGTCCCATTTACCTGCTTGTCCTGCGGAAGTAGTGATGACGTTAGCAAGGAAATAACCTAGTAATAAAAAAATTATTATGAGGGATAGTTGTCGCCAAGGGTTATTTAAAAAGTTGATAAATCGATCTAATAATCTTCCTATTAATCGATTCAAGCGAGTTTCCTGCATACTGTTTCAATCAATTATTTATTTATGATTATTCAGTATAGTTAAAAATCGATCGACAACACAAGAAACTAAGCGGCAAAAGGTAGATGTAATTCGTAAGGAGAAGAAGCTAAATCAGACTCTATCAGTTGAGGAAAATTTCTGATAATGATGGAACAAGAATTAAAATATTCTTTTACCCATTGATGATACCATTTGAGTTGAAAATCATTGAGCAAATCCGTTTTTAAACCTAAATAAATAACTTTACCTTCATTGTTAATTTGAAAGCGATTTAACCATTCATTTTGAGGCTTACAAGAAAGCCAATATTTAGTAACTA from Geminocystis sp. NIES-3709 encodes the following:
- a CDS encoding YggT family protein translates to MNIAIIGSVTLGILLIIMSLLFIFRIVLTWYPNIDLTEFPYKLAYLPTEPFLAPTRKIIQPLGGIDITPIVWLGIITLLREVLLGQQGIITLAIRHSVI
- a CDS encoding DUF565 domain-containing protein, coding for MQETRLNRLIGRLLDRFINFLNNPWRQLSLIIIFLLLGYFLANVITTSAGQAGKWDVTIALLFLLFTEISSFIIYRRNNLSDKSPWIDLLNSLKIGFIYALYLEALKMGS